A region from the Melioribacteraceae bacterium 4301-Me genome encodes:
- the lptC gene encoding LPS export ABC transporter periplasmic protein LptC, with the protein MKKIIFLFVLITYSCGEKQIKPEFEVAPFTQKIPSQESWNSKVLFTDNGVLKAILYSNHLQIYEDQKITLLEGVKIDFYNSNGKKTTTLTSLRGKVDDITKNMFAIDSVVAVNDSGVVLKTSELMWRNKDQKILTDKFVTISSPKEIIKGYGFVSDQKLNDYVIKNITYISNVTVKENK; encoded by the coding sequence ATGAAAAAAATTATCTTTCTTTTTGTGCTAATTACTTACTCTTGCGGTGAAAAACAAATTAAACCGGAATTTGAAGTAGCACCCTTTACCCAAAAGATACCATCACAAGAAAGTTGGAACTCAAAAGTACTATTTACAGATAACGGAGTGCTCAAAGCGATTCTTTATTCGAACCATTTGCAAATTTATGAAGACCAAAAAATTACCCTGTTAGAGGGCGTTAAAATTGATTTTTATAACTCTAATGGGAAAAAAACTACTACCCTTACTTCTTTACGCGGCAAAGTTGACGACATAACAAAAAACATGTTTGCTATTGATAGTGTAGTTGCCGTTAACGATAGTGGTGTTGTGCTAAAAACAAGCGAGTTAATGTGGAGAAATAAGGATCAAAAAATTCTTACAGATAAATTTGTTACTATTAGTTCTCCAAAGGAAATTATTAAAGGGTATGGCTTTGTTTCAGACCAAAAGTTAAATGACTACGTCATAAAAAATATAACATACATTTCAAATGTTACGGTTAAGGAAAACAAGTGA
- a CDS encoding OstA-like protein, translated as MKVAQTIIIILFFSIITFAQEQENFIHVIGDSLRGRIVNGENIREVIGNVNITQGDVHIICDNAIQYLAKNKAELIGNVVLKQDSIIVETERGFYDGNSKTAYSLTRISLNDGHIKLTADSGYYFSEEKKSKFLGNVLLQDSISTLKAKKLIYFNEEDKAIATGNVIVTQQNSSLIADSLIHTRKNGVTLAFNNVALFDEKQKLLLIADELIDSSKVNHSILRGEPLLVQVDTSKSGKLDTLFISSKEMEAVKDSASDIMTAKDSVKIIRGEFASVNNYTFYNRKENFIFTYRTEQDINQPILWYEETQLSGDSINIYLKDNELEWMNINNNAFLLSLNKDYQDRYNQISGKNIKMYFKNNNLYLTDVVGNVLSIYYLFEDKEPNGLLKSSAERIKVFFDSTGVTDVKLYSSPSSEYHPEKMIKDKEKDFTLPTFIVYNNKPKKIDLLKSRKIPFYLFKKNSYE; from the coding sequence GTGAAAGTTGCTCAAACTATAATTATAATTCTTTTTTTTTCAATAATAACTTTTGCTCAAGAGCAGGAAAATTTTATTCATGTTATTGGTGATAGCTTAAGAGGCAGAATTGTTAATGGTGAAAATATCCGTGAGGTAATAGGCAATGTAAATATAACTCAGGGTGATGTACATATTATTTGCGATAATGCAATTCAATATTTGGCAAAAAATAAAGCCGAATTAATTGGTAATGTTGTTTTAAAGCAAGATTCAATTATTGTAGAAACAGAAAGAGGTTTTTATGACGGCAACTCAAAAACTGCTTACTCATTAACGAGAATTTCACTAAATGATGGTCATATTAAATTGACCGCCGATAGCGGGTATTATTTTTCAGAAGAGAAAAAATCGAAGTTTTTGGGCAATGTTTTATTACAAGATTCTATATCAACATTAAAGGCAAAAAAACTAATTTATTTTAACGAAGAAGACAAAGCAATTGCAACAGGGAATGTGATAGTTACTCAACAAAATTCAAGTTTGATTGCTGATAGCCTAATTCATACAAGGAAAAATGGAGTTACTCTGGCATTTAATAACGTTGCACTGTTTGATGAAAAACAAAAGTTGCTTTTAATTGCAGATGAATTGATAGATTCTAGCAAGGTAAATCATTCCATCTTGCGCGGAGAACCCTTATTAGTTCAGGTCGATACTTCGAAATCTGGTAAACTCGATACACTTTTTATTTCGTCAAAAGAAATGGAAGCTGTTAAAGATTCTGCCTCAGATATAATGACCGCTAAAGATTCTGTTAAAATAATAAGAGGAGAGTTTGCCTCGGTAAATAACTATACATTTTACAATAGAAAGGAAAATTTCATTTTTACATATAGAACTGAACAAGATATAAATCAGCCTATACTTTGGTACGAAGAAACTCAACTTTCAGGCGATTCAATTAATATTTATCTGAAAGATAACGAACTCGAGTGGATGAATATTAACAATAATGCTTTTCTGCTTTCATTAAATAAAGATTATCAAGATAGATACAATCAAATTTCTGGCAAGAATATAAAAATGTACTTTAAAAATAATAATCTTTATTTAACAGATGTTGTTGGCAATGTACTCAGCATTTATTATTTGTTTGAAGATAAAGAGCCGAATGGACTATTAAAATCGAGTGCTGAAAGAATAAAAGTTTTTTTTGATAGCACTGGGGTTACGGATGTGAAATTGTACAGTAGTCCCTCAAGTGAGTACCATCCAGAAAAAATGATAAAGGATAAGGAGAAAGATTTTACATTACCAACATTTATTGTTTATAATAATAAACCTAAAAAAATAGATTTATTAAAAAGCAGAAAAATTCCATTTTATTTATTCAAGAAGAATAGTTATGAATGA
- the lptB gene encoding LPS export ABC transporter ATP-binding protein: protein MNENLLLRSEHLKKIYKRRAVVNNVSIALEQGEVVGLLGPNGAGKTTTFYMIVGMIKPNEGKVFLNNTEITSEPMYKRAKMGIGYLPQEASVFRKLSVEDNIMAVLQMMQLTKEERQSKLESLLNELGIANVRKNMGYQLSGGERRRTEIARALATDPKFILLDEPFAGIDPIAVEDIMNIVANLKNKGIGILITDHNVHETLSIVNRAYILIEGKIFKEGNAYELAEDPDVRKLYLGEKFRLDRYN, encoded by the coding sequence ATGAATGAAAATTTATTGCTGCGAAGTGAACACCTAAAAAAAATCTATAAACGAAGAGCGGTTGTTAACAATGTTTCTATTGCATTAGAACAAGGTGAAGTAGTAGGATTATTGGGACCAAATGGTGCTGGTAAAACAACTACTTTTTATATGATTGTGGGAATGATTAAACCCAATGAAGGGAAAGTCTTTTTAAATAATACTGAAATTACTTCTGAACCAATGTATAAAAGAGCGAAAATGGGAATAGGCTATCTTCCACAAGAAGCATCTGTTTTTAGAAAATTAAGCGTTGAAGATAATATTATGGCAGTTTTACAAATGATGCAGCTTACTAAAGAAGAGCGTCAATCTAAATTAGAAAGTTTATTGAATGAACTCGGAATTGCTAATGTAAGAAAAAATATGGGTTATCAATTAAGCGGAGGAGAAAGAAGAAGAACAGAAATTGCAAGAGCTTTAGCTACTGATCCAAAGTTTATTTTACTCGATGAACCTTTTGCTGGCATCGACCCAATTGCAGTTGAAGATATTATGAATATTGTAGCTAATCTGAAAAATAAAGGCATTGGAATTTTAATTACCGACCATAATGTTCACGAAACACTTAGCATTGTTAACAGAGCTTACATATTGATTGAAGGGAAAATATTTAAGGAGGGTAATGCCTACGAACTTGCAGAAGATCCGGATGTTAGAAAACTTTATCTTGGTGAAAAATTCCGTTTGGACAGATACAACTAA
- a CDS encoding acetaldehyde dehydrogenase (acetylating), translating to MNYDTDLQSIQEARNLAAKAKEAQLEFKHYNQEQVDKIIKAMADAGYREAERLAKMAHEETGFGKWQDKVIKNQFSSKDVYESIKDLKTVGIIDVQKNGKIVKIAEPMGVVAALIPSTNPTSTAIFKSLISLKCRNAIVVSPHPKAANCTAETIRILSDAAEKAGAPKGLMQCMSTPTLEGTDALMKDKNVSVILATGSTPMVKAAYSAGKPALGVGSGNVPAFIERTANYQKAVKDIIYGTTFDNGTLCSSEQAMIVDKPIVEKVIEESKRNGCYFVNHDEKIKLENAVVKANRINPDIVGKSAAWIANYAGFSVPENTTVLIAECKNVGRNEPLSIEKLSPILAFYIVDGWLEGCHKCIELLEFGGIGHTLAIHSNDKDIIMKFALEKPAFRIVVNTPASVGAVGYSTALTPSMTLGPGTWGGSIISENVSAVHLMNIKTLAFETKSLNPGNCINSYELGGEFIRPSYQSSNFDNITEKIEARLRARAGNPSLDPLKNIIQNPTVVKKGKVYGTGITEEEISKIIREFNKK from the coding sequence ATGAATTACGATACTGACCTTCAGTCAATTCAAGAGGCACGAAACTTGGCTGCAAAAGCTAAAGAAGCTCAATTAGAGTTCAAGCATTACAATCAAGAGCAAGTAGATAAAATTATAAAAGCTATGGCTGATGCTGGATACAGAGAAGCTGAAAGATTAGCAAAAATGGCACACGAAGAAACTGGTTTCGGCAAATGGCAGGATAAAGTTATAAAAAATCAATTCAGCTCTAAAGATGTTTATGAATCAATAAAAGATTTAAAGACTGTCGGCATAATAGATGTTCAAAAGAATGGAAAAATTGTAAAAATTGCTGAGCCGATGGGTGTAGTGGCAGCCTTAATACCATCAACAAATCCAACTTCTACAGCTATATTCAAATCATTAATTTCTCTTAAGTGTCGTAATGCAATAGTAGTAAGTCCGCACCCAAAAGCAGCAAATTGCACTGCAGAAACAATAAGAATTTTATCGGATGCTGCTGAAAAAGCTGGCGCTCCAAAGGGTCTAATGCAATGTATGTCAACACCTACATTAGAAGGAACAGATGCATTAATGAAAGACAAAAACGTTTCAGTAATACTTGCGACTGGCAGTACACCAATGGTGAAAGCAGCTTACAGTGCTGGTAAACCGGCGTTAGGTGTTGGCTCTGGAAATGTACCCGCTTTTATAGAAAGGACAGCAAATTATCAAAAAGCAGTTAAAGATATAATTTACGGCACCACTTTCGATAATGGCACTTTATGTTCTTCAGAACAAGCAATGATAGTTGATAAACCTATTGTTGAAAAGGTAATTGAAGAATCAAAAAGAAATGGCTGCTATTTTGTTAATCATGATGAAAAAATAAAACTAGAAAATGCAGTAGTGAAAGCTAACAGAATTAATCCGGATATTGTTGGAAAATCAGCGGCATGGATAGCAAATTATGCAGGCTTTAGCGTTCCCGAAAATACAACTGTGTTAATTGCTGAATGTAAAAATGTAGGCAGGAACGAACCATTATCAATTGAAAAACTTTCACCCATTCTTGCATTTTATATTGTTGATGGCTGGTTAGAAGGCTGCCATAAATGTATAGAACTTTTAGAGTTTGGCGGTATAGGGCATACACTTGCTATTCATTCAAATGATAAAGATATTATTATGAAATTTGCTTTAGAAAAGCCTGCTTTTAGAATTGTTGTAAATACACCAGCTTCAGTAGGTGCTGTTGGGTACAGTACAGCACTTACACCTTCGATGACTTTAGGTCCAGGAACCTGGGGCGGCTCAATAATTTCTGAAAACGTAAGCGCTGTTCATTTAATGAATATAAAAACACTTGCTTTTGAAACTAAATCTCTTAATCCCGGTAACTGCATTAATTCATATGAACTTGGCGGAGAATTTATAAGACCTTCTTATCAATCAAGTAATTTTGATAATATTACTGAAAAAATTGAAGCAAGATTAAGAGCTCGCGCAGGAAATCCAAGCTTAGACCCATTAAAAAATATTATTCAAAATCCTACAGTTGTAAAAAAAGGGAAAGTTTACGGGACTGGAATAACTGAGGAAGAAATTTCAAAAATTATAAGAGAGTTTAATAAGAAATAG
- a CDS encoding LytR/AlgR family response regulator transcription factor, with product METKLKAIIIDDEKLGREIIKNFLVDREDIELIGECSNGFEGIRAINERNPDLIFLDIQMPKLNGFEMLELIENPPIIIFTTAFDQYAIKAFEINATDYLLKPFSKERFDEAILKAKKQLINKEEYNSSIRSLISKLDKRQEYLERIVVKTNNKILLIPIDEINYLEAQDDYVMIHTTNGKFLKQKTMKYFEENLNPKEFLRIHRSFIVRLKNIKQIELYEKDSHIVILNDSTKLPVSKSGYQKLKEIL from the coding sequence ATGGAAACTAAACTTAAAGCAATAATAATTGATGATGAGAAGTTAGGAAGAGAAATAATTAAGAATTTTTTAGTCGACAGAGAAGATATTGAATTAATTGGCGAATGTTCCAATGGCTTTGAAGGTATAAGAGCGATTAATGAAAGAAATCCTGACTTGATTTTTTTGGATATACAAATGCCAAAGCTAAATGGATTTGAAATGCTGGAGTTAATTGAAAATCCGCCAATAATTATTTTCACCACTGCATTTGATCAATATGCAATTAAAGCATTTGAAATAAATGCTACGGACTATTTACTCAAACCGTTTTCCAAAGAGAGATTTGACGAAGCAATTTTAAAAGCAAAAAAACAATTAATAAATAAGGAAGAATACAACTCTTCTATTAGAAGTTTAATAAGTAAATTAGATAAGCGACAAGAGTATTTAGAAAGAATAGTAGTAAAAACAAATAATAAAATTTTGCTGATACCAATTGATGAAATAAATTACTTAGAAGCACAAGATGATTATGTAATGATTCACACTACAAATGGAAAGTTTTTGAAGCAAAAGACTATGAAATATTTCGAAGAAAACCTTAATCCAAAAGAATTTTTAAGAATTCATCGTTCCTTTATAGTTAGGTTAAAGAATATCAAACAAATTGAACTATATGAAAAAGATTCTCATATAGTAATACTTAACGATTCAACAAAATTACCTGTCAGCAAATCCGGGTATCAAAAATTAAAAGAGATTCTTTAA
- a CDS encoding sensor histidine kinase has product MTNPFISNKKILSSYILIWSFIIVVQFAVLSLIADAGLLNALIDSLVFNIIFFLLGISLWYTASFNSLENYSILKITSNHLVAAVITSCIWVLLGYFLLQNLLIGNSSYLSFVYSTLIWRFLIGVLFYIIIVSVDYIIIYYYNFQEKRLKEAELKSLVKEAELKSLKYQINPHFIFNSLNSISSLTISNPKKAQEMTIKLSSFLRNTLSKNEHQKSKLTDEISNAKLYLDIEKVRFEEKFEFIEKISESCLKLEVPSMILQPLLENAIKHGVYECLDKVTIVLSCKEEKGYMKITVENNFDPEAVPKKGEGIGIKNIRNRLKLIYNQDNLISTEKVGNIFKANIYIPLN; this is encoded by the coding sequence ATGACAAACCCCTTTATTAGTAATAAAAAAATTTTATCATCGTACATTTTAATTTGGTCTTTTATCATTGTAGTTCAATTTGCTGTTCTCTCTTTAATTGCTGATGCAGGATTATTGAATGCATTAATCGATAGTTTAGTATTCAATATTATATTCTTTCTACTTGGAATTAGTCTTTGGTATACAGCAAGCTTCAATTCTCTGGAAAATTATTCTATCTTAAAAATAACCTCGAATCATCTTGTAGCGGCAGTAATTACATCGTGTATTTGGGTTTTGCTTGGTTATTTCCTTTTACAAAATTTATTAATAGGCAATTCCTCTTATCTTTCATTTGTGTATTCTACTTTAATTTGGAGATTTCTAATTGGCGTACTTTTCTATATAATTATCGTATCAGTCGACTACATTATAATTTACTATTACAATTTCCAAGAAAAACGTTTAAAAGAAGCTGAATTAAAATCCTTGGTTAAGGAAGCCGAATTAAAATCACTGAAGTATCAAATCAATCCACATTTTATTTTTAATAGCCTTAATTCAATTAGTTCACTTACTATTAGTAATCCTAAAAAGGCACAAGAAATGACAATTAAGCTTTCATCGTTTTTACGTAATACTCTTTCCAAAAATGAACATCAAAAAAGTAAATTAACTGACGAAATAAGTAACGCTAAACTTTATTTAGATATAGAGAAAGTTCGCTTTGAAGAAAAATTTGAATTTATAGAAAAAATAAGTGAATCCTGCCTAAAATTAGAAGTGCCAAGCATGATACTCCAGCCTTTGTTAGAAAATGCAATTAAGCACGGTGTGTATGAATGCTTAGATAAAGTAACTATTGTTCTATCATGTAAAGAAGAAAAAGGATACATGAAAATTACTGTTGAAAATAACTTTGACCCTGAAGCCGTGCCTAAAAAAGGCGAAGGAATTGGTATAAAAAATATCAGAAACCGATTGAAGCTGATTTATAATCAAGATAATTTAATAAGTACAGAAAAAGTAGGTAACATTTTTAAAGCTAATATTTATATCCCATTAAATTAA
- a CDS encoding LiaI-LiaF-like domain-containing protein has translation MPNINRRILIGAIFIIFGIIFLLDNIFLFPFNLHHIFFSFPTFMIIIGIVLLLKCKNCLAGYIILGIGIITLLQRTMPFTFHVHYSYLWPLIIIIIGLMILLRRRDYSDNFKNIKSEDASNINLDYDYKYDLLDETSIFYVSKKIITSQNFKGGRITSFFGGSKIDFSKAKLAEGNNILDLAVIFGSVQFNVPANWKVVINVTTIFGGFDDKRYIQVPQAELTEGTLVITGFILFGGGKLENSLVN, from the coding sequence ATGCCAAATATAAATAGAAGAATTTTGATAGGAGCAATCTTTATAATATTCGGAATAATTTTCCTTTTAGATAATATTTTTCTATTTCCCTTTAACCTACACCATATCTTTTTCTCATTCCCTACTTTTATGATTATTATCGGTATTGTTTTACTTCTAAAATGTAAAAACTGCTTAGCAGGTTACATCATTTTGGGAATTGGAATAATAACTTTGCTGCAACGAACAATGCCATTTACATTTCATGTTCATTACTCTTATCTATGGCCGCTAATTATAATTATAATTGGATTAATGATTTTATTAAGGAGAAGAGATTATTCTGATAATTTTAAAAATATAAAATCCGAAGATGCATCTAATATCAATTTAGACTACGATTACAAGTACGACTTGCTTGATGAAACTTCTATTTTCTATGTAAGCAAAAAAATAATTACCTCACAAAATTTTAAAGGCGGTAGAATTACATCTTTTTTCGGGGGAAGTAAAATTGACTTTTCTAAAGCTAAATTAGCAGAGGGGAACAATATTTTAGATTTGGCAGTAATTTTTGGAAGCGTTCAATTTAATGTACCGGCAAACTGGAAAGTTGTAATAAATGTTACAACAATTTTCGGCGGTTTTGATGACAAGCGCTACATACAAGTTCCACAAGCAGAATTAACAGAAGGAACATTAGTAATTACAGGCTTTATCTTATTCGGCGGCGGTAAACTTGAAAATTCATTAGTTAATTAA
- a CDS encoding DNA recombination protein RmuC: MELIITAASIVIIVIISLIIFKLTKNTSIDTTTIVKEELQRIERSIRDEISRTREENFKYFKGQREELSNSLKIFSDKIDDLLNRLIQTNEQKFDKLHDRVEKQLKEIQDNNSKKLEEMRQTVDEKLHSTLEKRLGDSFKLVSERLEIVHKGLGEMQNLATGVGDLKRVLTNVKTRGTWGEVQLGSLIEQVLTPDQYAKNVSTKKGSNAVVEFAIKMPGKNEDKEENVWIPIDAKFPLEDYQRLTEAQDTANPELVEAAAKSLEQRIKLEAKRISEKYIDPPHTTDFAIMFLPVEGLYAEILRRPGLFDSIQREYRVTMTGPTNFLAVLNSLQLGFRTLAIEKRSSEVRKLLAAVKTEFGKFGDVLEKTQEKLRQASESIDSAKVRTRAIERKLKDVQELPSSDAAKLID; this comes from the coding sequence GTGGAGTTAATTATAACTGCAGCATCAATAGTTATCATAGTAATCATTTCACTCATTATCTTCAAACTAACAAAAAATACAAGTATAGATACAACAACAATTGTAAAAGAAGAATTGCAGCGTATTGAAAGATCGATAAGAGATGAAATCAGTAGAACGCGGGAGGAAAACTTTAAATACTTTAAAGGGCAACGAGAAGAACTAAGCAATTCATTAAAAATATTTTCCGATAAAATCGATGATTTACTTAACAGATTAATTCAGACCAATGAACAAAAATTTGATAAACTGCATGACCGAGTCGAAAAACAACTAAAGGAAATACAAGATAATAACTCAAAAAAACTCGAAGAGATGAGACAAACTGTTGATGAAAAACTTCATTCAACTTTAGAAAAAAGATTAGGAGATTCGTTTAAGCTAGTTAGCGAACGTTTAGAGATAGTTCATAAAGGTTTAGGTGAAATGCAAAATTTAGCCACTGGAGTTGGAGATCTTAAACGTGTACTAACCAATGTAAAAACACGAGGCACATGGGGCGAAGTTCAACTCGGCAGTTTAATTGAACAAGTTTTAACACCCGACCAATACGCTAAAAATGTTTCTACCAAAAAAGGCAGCAATGCGGTTGTAGAGTTTGCTATCAAAATGCCGGGTAAAAATGAAGATAAAGAAGAAAATGTATGGATTCCAATCGATGCAAAATTTCCGTTGGAAGATTATCAACGCTTAACAGAAGCTCAAGATACAGCCAACCCTGAACTTGTAGAAGCTGCAGCTAAATCGCTTGAACAACGAATTAAATTAGAAGCAAAAAGAATCTCAGAAAAATATATTGACCCTCCTCACACTACAGATTTTGCAATAATGTTTCTACCTGTTGAGGGCTTGTACGCTGAAATCCTGCGTCGACCAGGCTTATTTGATTCAATACAACGAGAATATCGTGTTACAATGACTGGGCCAACAAATTTTTTGGCAGTATTAAATAGCTTGCAGCTTGGTTTTAGAACCCTTGCAATAGAAAAACGCTCTAGTGAAGTGCGAAAATTATTAGCAGCCGTTAAAACTGAATTTGGTAAATTCGGTGATGTGCTGGAAAAAACACAGGAAAAACTTAGACAAGCCAGTGAATCCATTGATTCAGCAAAAGTACGCACTAGAGCAATTGAAAGAAAATTAAAAGATGTCCAGGAATTACCTTCTTCGGATGCAGCTAAATTAATTGATTAA
- a CDS encoding penicillin acylase family protein gives MKTWKKITIGVLASLLIILIAIVAFSYLMIQKTFPKYDGEVKVAGLYDSVVIYRDSYAIPYVKAKTEEDAIFALGYLHAQERLFQMDIARRAGEGRLSEILGSKVLPIDKMFKTIGIYKNVKKDYEKLNDISKKYLIAYSKGVNAFIKNAKGKYQLEFDILDYDPYQWTPLHSLVIAKLMAWELNISWWTDIAFANLVKKLGEEKAKELIPSFPENAPTIIPQETKYFSNIDDGIIKVDRQFRELIGMVGTHIGSNNWVVNSQISLSGKPIIANDPHLAYTAPGRWYFAILKSDKLNVEGFTIPGLPAIVIGTNQNIAWALTNVMTDDADFYAEKLDSTNSRYFFNGNWLPLTVRDDTIHVKDSSDVIIKVRSTHRGPIISDIHPFNKLYSNAKVVQALSMKWTALDFSDEIYAMISVNKATNWNEFKNALKYFTVPGQNFVYADNKGNIGYICAARLPIRKTNTTTLVFDGTTDKYDWEGFVPYEQMPKLFNPSQNFIASANNKTVKNFPYHISNIWEPSSRIERIVSLLNSKKLHSVNDFEKYQMDFVSPYAKKISQYIIDAFQNEKITDENVKTAVELLKNWDYNFNSRSQTPTIYTKFLEFLIKNLFEKKMGKDLMEEYVFIANIPYRILEELLENPNSYWFDDLDTPKIENREDIIRKSLYSAVDDLQKEYGNELAQWQWGKVHKVTFKHLFHSASPLLDNLVDIGTYSIGGDGTTIFNTEYSFADLYNKVPKPTRSKPYENILGPSMRYIYDFSQPDYIYLILTTGQSGNFFSDNYKDMTKKWLNGEYIKLPINEKKFTYRSKHKLILLP, from the coding sequence ATGAAAACGTGGAAAAAAATAACAATAGGTGTTTTAGCTTCCTTGTTAATTATTCTCATTGCAATTGTAGCTTTTTCTTATTTAATGATACAAAAAACATTTCCTAAGTACGATGGTGAAGTTAAAGTAGCCGGTTTGTATGATTCAGTTGTGATTTATAGAGATTCTTATGCTATACCTTATGTAAAAGCAAAAACTGAAGAAGATGCAATTTTTGCTCTTGGCTATTTACATGCCCAAGAGAGATTGTTTCAAATGGATATTGCACGAAGAGCAGGTGAGGGCAGATTAAGTGAAATACTAGGCTCCAAAGTACTTCCAATTGATAAAATGTTTAAAACAATCGGCATTTATAAAAATGTCAAGAAAGATTATGAGAAGCTAAATGATATTTCTAAAAAATATTTAATTGCATATTCAAAGGGCGTAAACGCTTTCATCAAAAATGCTAAAGGTAAATATCAACTTGAGTTTGATATTTTAGACTATGATCCTTACCAATGGACACCATTACATAGTTTAGTAATAGCGAAATTGATGGCTTGGGAGTTAAACATAAGTTGGTGGACAGATATAGCATTTGCAAACCTGGTAAAAAAATTAGGCGAGGAGAAAGCAAAAGAACTTATACCCTCGTTCCCCGAGAACGCACCTACAATTATTCCTCAAGAAACAAAATATTTTTCTAACATTGATGATGGAATCATAAAAGTTGACAGGCAATTCAGAGAGTTAATTGGAATGGTGGGTACTCATATTGGTTCAAATAATTGGGTAGTTAATTCGCAAATCTCACTTTCAGGAAAACCTATCATTGCTAACGACCCTCATTTGGCTTATACTGCTCCAGGTCGTTGGTATTTTGCAATCTTAAAAAGTGATAAACTAAACGTAGAAGGATTTACTATTCCAGGCTTACCGGCTATAGTAATTGGTACGAATCAAAACATTGCCTGGGCACTTACCAATGTAATGACCGATGATGCAGATTTCTACGCTGAAAAATTGGATTCAACAAATAGTCGTTATTTTTTTAATGGTAATTGGCTGCCACTTACGGTAAGGGATGATACAATCCATGTTAAAGATTCTTCCGATGTTATAATAAAAGTAAGAAGCACACATCGTGGACCAATAATATCCGATATTCATCCTTTTAACAAATTATATAGCAATGCGAAAGTTGTGCAAGCTTTAAGTATGAAATGGACAGCGTTGGATTTTAGCGATGAGATATATGCTATGATAAGCGTTAACAAAGCAACTAACTGGAATGAATTTAAAAATGCACTTAAATATTTTACAGTTCCAGGACAAAATTTTGTTTATGCTGATAACAAAGGAAACATTGGTTATATCTGTGCGGCAAGATTACCCATACGAAAGACTAATACAACTACTCTTGTTTTCGATGGAACAACAGATAAATATGACTGGGAAGGTTTTGTGCCTTATGAGCAAATGCCAAAGCTTTTTAATCCATCCCAAAATTTTATTGCTTCAGCTAACAATAAAACTGTAAAAAATTTTCCTTATCATATTTCAAATATCTGGGAACCCTCTTCTCGAATAGAAAGAATTGTTTCATTGCTAAATAGTAAAAAACTACATTCAGTTAATGATTTTGAGAAATATCAAATGGATTTTGTTTCTCCTTATGCTAAGAAGATAAGTCAATATATAATTGACGCTTTTCAGAACGAGAAAATAACTGATGAGAATGTAAAAACTGCGGTCGAATTGTTAAAAAATTGGGATTATAATTTCAACAGCCGAAGTCAAACACCAACTATTTATACTAAGTTCTTAGAGTTTTTGATTAAAAATTTATTTGAAAAAAAAATGGGCAAAGATTTGATGGAAGAATATGTATTTATAGCTAATATTCCATACAGAATTCTGGAAGAACTATTAGAAAATCCAAACTCCTATTGGTTTGATGACTTAGATACACCTAAAATAGAAAATAGAGAGGATATTATTAGAAAAAGTTTATATTCAGCTGTAGATGACCTCCAAAAAGAATACGGCAATGAATTAGCACAATGGCAGTGGGGCAAGGTTCACAAAGTGACATTTAAGCACCTATTCCATTCTGCTTCTCCTTTACTTGATAATTTAGTTGATATTGGCACCTATTCAATTGGTGGGGACGGTACTACTATATTCAATACAGAGTATTCTTTTGCTGATCTTTACAATAAAGTTCCGAAACCAACAAGAAGCAAGCCCTACGAAAATATACTCGGTCCTTCTATGCGATACATCTATGATTTTTCACAGCCTGATTACATTTATTTAATACTTACCACGGGTCAATCTGGTAATTTTTTCTCTGATAATTATAAGGATATGACTAAAAAATGGTTAAATGGAGAGTATATTAAACTGCCTATAAATGAAAAAAAGTTCACGTACAGAAGTAAACATAAGCTTATATTACTGCCATGA